The Solea senegalensis isolate Sse05_10M linkage group LG9, IFAPA_SoseM_1, whole genome shotgun sequence genome has a segment encoding these proteins:
- the kif13a gene encoding kinesin-like protein KIF13A isoform X6: MSDTKVKVAVRVRPMNRREIELNTKCVVDMEDNQTVLHPPPSNTKGENSRKQPKVFAFDHCFWSMDESNVPKYAGQEVVFKCLGEGILENAFQGYNACIFAYGQTGSGKSFSMMGNGEQPGLIPRLCCSLFERVHRESNEAHTFKVEVSFMEIYNEKVRDLLDPKGSRQSLKVREHKVLGPYVDGLSQLAVTNFEDIEVLMSEGNKSRTVAATNMNEESSRSHAVFSIIVTQTLYDLQSGNSGEKVSKMSLVDLAGSERVSKTGAAGERLKEGSNINKSLTTLGCVISALADQSAGKGKAKFVPYRDSVLTWLLKDNLGGNSKTAMIATVSPAADNYEETLSTLRYADRAKRIVNHAVVNEDPNARIIRELREEVEKLKVQLSQAESMKAPELKEKLHESEKLILEMTVTWEEKLRKTEEIATERQKQLESMGISLETSGIKVGEDKCFLVNLNADPALNELLVYYLKEHTRVGADTSQDIQLFGIGIQSEHCVLELCPDGDVTLMPIENARTCVNGTMIDSLVHLWHGDRILWGNNHFFRINLPKRKRRDRLKELERASPRESFVEADVETASEASSEQDYSYEFAQMEVIMKTLGNNDPMQNVVQVLEKQYLEEKRTALEEQRMMYERELESLRQQLSPEKATQHHRSNSDRLTFPTHSPHGKLRLWTDDRDELFRQSLSRLREQVVKANTLVREANFLAEEMNKLTDYQVTLQIPAANLSANRKRGVIVSEPAIQVRRKGKGTQVWTIEKLENKLVDMRDHYRDWREGTEELHNKANSKHCDPFYEAQENHNLIGVANIFLECLFHDVKLQYAVPIISQQGEVAGRLHIELMRVSGAVPERQSGGDDSSENSSESSCYEVMDTNGEIVHMAKRLTCRVQIREATGLPLNLSNFVFCQYTFWEHGEPTVAPPMVSPDRPSPRSPDAQFTVQFDHCKDYVVHVTEEFLEFISDGALAIEVWGHRCAGNGRSLWELDALEAKTQTLRDRWREVSRRIELLLSIQELNEQGEYSSVELHLAKDGSTGGVFQLRQGHSRRLHVCVKPVQNSGTLPLLVEAVLSVSIGCVSVRSTKLQRPLDSYQREAEEDMDSYQEEDLNCVRERWSDALIKRREYLDEQIKKIINKHEKSEEDIEREARLVEQWVGLTEERNAVLVPAPGSGIPGAPADWTPPAGMEAHIPVLFLDLNADNLTVNEQLTGPHAAGVNSILPKEHGSQFFYLPIIRHSDEEVLAVCSWDSSIHDSVHLNRVTSPNERIYLIIKATVQLSHPASMELVLRKRIAVNIYNKQSFTQSLKRRMSLKNSLYSCGVTYEIVSNIPKASEEPEERETLALMAARGESEETQDGETYIEKYTRGVLEVENILSLERLRQAVTVKEALANKGRHLRRSISTPNSSCSKTDLTGCEDEDYKDHCDHVDNSNYNPQDGSLCSTPVKSRENQGLPPESPTFFNSSPFKVISPQPPKFLKCLLPVKEENKAKKVLEARPLLGQELQSMRSCVDSPALLPPPCPWPQPRAGSEGHCKPSTSSSSTLTSTPNSRQLSHTLPHTAQDSEDEETDVDVNLDQRPQDHSRLQPYVPEDFANFEIYNATLDNQEGLLPSCSDLKGSRCGGGSGEKLVSRSPTTSSCTSGYFSHSASNATLSDMPFSASESSDHLSCTSRDLQEPLGCQAGRGCTQTKSVSAGTDTLQSRLSADVAQDLLTQTQGSSPVSIPNCTDKQQTFPLPHSGVLSTSLEFSDFKGADDSIAESDLAHFTEGWEQERLKQKKPDAIEACDNGSQPSSVVCGIIDTSNAICSLPESEDAVNVPMCCSDTTLVCTSVRAPNNVPDKVPAPSQCHTIPSASIPPPVSPSPLARVSAVTSSAPALRGGGEPPIQEPAQGDLPHGSPCPSPNPSSAEPSGDSSGDESTPAAQLPDWMAPGEQVWVGKRRGTVHYVGGVEFAKGIWIGVKLDMAVGKHNGTVQGRVYFRCPPGHGVFVKPSRLTRGPLSMDTEPQTLIR; this comes from the exons CAGGAAACAACCTAAG GTGTTCGCTTTTGACCACTGTTTCTGGTCCATGGATGAGTCGAACGTACCCAAATATGCTG GTCAAGAGGTGGTGTTCAAGTGCCTTGGAGAGGGAATACTTGAAAATGCATTCCAGGGATATAATGCCTGCATATTTGCATATGGACAAACAG GTTCAGGTAAATCCTTTTCCATGATGGGGAATGGGGAGCAGCCGGGTTTAATCCCTCGACTCTGCTGCTCGCTGTTTGAGAGGGTCCACAGGGAATCCAACGAGGCCCATACTTTTAAGGTGGAAGTGTCTTTCATGGAGATTTACAATGAGAAGGTCCGTGACCTGCTTGATCCCAAAGG GAGCCGTCAATCGCTGAAAGTTCGGGAACACAAGGTCCTGGGTCCGTACGTAGATGGTCTGTCTCAGCTGGCAGTGACCAACTTCGAG GACATCGAGGTGCTGATGTCTGAGGGCAACAAGTCTCGCACAGTTGCAGCCACCAACATGAACGAGGAGAGCAGTCGCTCACATGCTGTCTTCAGCATCattgtcacacaaacactttatgATCTACAGTCTGGG AATTCCGGGGAGAAAGTGAGCAAGATGAGTCTGGTTGACCTGGCAGGAAGCGAGAGAGTGTCTAAAACTGGAGCTGCTGGGGAGAGACTTAAAGAGGGCAGCAACATAAACAA ATCACTCACCACATTAGGCTGCGTGATTTCTGCTCTGGCTGATCAGTCTGCGGGAAAAGGGAAGGCCAAGTTTGTACCTTACAGAGACTCAGTCCTCACCTGGCTACTGAAG GACAACCTTGGCGGCAACAGCAAGACAGCCATGATAGCCACAGTGAGTCCAGCAGCTGACAACTACGAGGAGACGCTGTCCACACTTCGCTACGCAGACAGGGCCAAGAGAATCGTCAACCATGCCGTCGTGAATGAGGACCCTAACGCTCGAATCATCAGAGAGctgagggaggaggtggagaagctCAAGGTTCAGCTCTCTCAGGCTGag TCCATGAAGGCTCCTGAACTGAAGGAGAAACTGCACGAGTCTGAGAAGCTCATTCTGGAGATGACTGTCACTTGGGAGGAGAAgctgagaaagacagaggagattgccact GAGCGTCAGAAGCAGCTGGAGAGCATGGGCATCTCTTTGGAAACCTCTGGGATTAAAGTGGGAGAAGATAAGTGTTTCCTGGTCAATCTCAATGCTGATCCTGCCCTGaatgagctgctggtctactacCTGAAG GAGCACACGCGTGTGGGTGCAGACACATCTCAGGACATCCAGCTCTTTGGTATTGGGATCCAGTCAGAGCACTGTGTCCTGGAACTGTGCCCAGATGGTGATGTCACCCTGATGCCCATAGAGAATGCCAG GACCTGTGTGAACGGAACAATGATCGACTCCttggtgcacctgtggcacggGGATCGTATCTTATGGGGCAATAACCACTTCTTCAG GATAAATCTGCCTAAACGAAAGCGACGGGACCGCTTGAAGGAGCTGGAGAGAGCTTCCCCCAGAGAGAGCTTTGTCGAGGCAGATGTGGAGACGGCTAGTGAGGCCTCTTCTGAGCAGGACTACAGCTATGAGTTTGCCCAGATGGAGGTCATAATGAAGACTCTTGGGAACAATG ACCCCATGCAGAATGTGGTCCAAGTGCTGGAGAAGCAGTACCTGGAGGAGAAGCGGACGGcgctggaggagcagaggatGATGTATGAGCGAGAGCTCGAGTCACTGCGGCAACAGCTGTCTCCTGAGAAAGCAACGCAACACCACCGCAGCAACAGCGATCGCCTCACGTTCCCGACGCACTCGCCACACGGCAAGCTGCGACTGTGGACGGATGACCG agATGAGCTTTTTCGCCAGAGTCTTTCTCGGCTCAGGGAGCAGGTCGTGAAAGCCAACACCTTGGTGCGAGAAGCCAACTTTTTGGCAGAGGAGATGAACAAACTGACCGACTATCAGGTCACCCTTCAGATTCCCGCAGCCAACCTCAGCGCCAACCGCAAG CGTGGAGTAATAGTGAGTGAGCCGGCCATCCAGGTGCGTAGGAAAGGGAAGGGGACCCAGGTGTGGACCATAGAGAAGCTGGAGAACAAACTAGTGGACATGAGAGACCATTACAGGGACTGGAGGGAAGGCACCGAGGAGTtg cacaacaagGCAAATAGTAAGCACTGTGATCCCTTCTATGAGGCACAAGAGAACCACAACCTGATAGGAGTGGCCAACATCTTTCTGGAGTGCCTTTTCCATGATGTTAAACTGCAGTATGCTGTGCCCATCATCAGCCAGCAGGGAGAG GTAGCAGGCAGGTTACACATTGAGCTGATGAGAGTCAGCGGTGCTGTACCCGAGCGTCAGTCTGGGGGAGACGACTCGTCAGAAAACTCCAGTGAGAGTAGTTGCTATGAGGTCATGGACACCAACGGGGAGATTGTCCACATGGCCAAGAGGCTCACCTGCAGG GTGCAGATCAGGGAGGCTACAGGTCTGCCACTCAACTTGTCCAACTTTGTGTTCTGTCAGTACACCTTCTGGGAGCATGGTGAGCCCACTGTGGCTCCTCCCATGGTCAGCCCAGACAGACCTTCCCCTCGAAGCCCAGACGCCCAGTTCACTGTTCAGTTTGATCACTGCAAG GACTACGTTGTGCACGTCACAGAAGAGTTCTTAGAGTTCATATCAGACGGCGCATTAGCCATTGAAGTGTGGGGTCACCGCTGTGCTGGGAATGGACGTTCACTCTGGGAGTTAGACGCACTAGAGGCCAAGACTCAGACGCTCCGAGACAG GTGGAGGGAAGTGTCTCGCAGGATCGAGCTGTTGCTCTCCATCCAGGAGCTGAATGAGCAGGGAGAATATTCATCTGTGGAGCTGCATTTGGCAAAAGACGGCAGCACAGGAGGAGTCTTCCAACTAAGACAG GGTCACTCTCGGAGGCTGCATGTGTGCGTGAAACCAGTCCAGAACTCAGGCACTCTGCCTCTGCTGGTGGAGGCCGTGCTCTCTGTCTCTATTGGCTGTGTGTCGGTGCGTTCCACCAAACTGCAGAGACCCCTCGACAGCTACCAG AGAGAGGCGGAAGAGGATATGGATAGTTATCAG GAGGAAGATCTCAACTGTGTTAGAGAGCGCTGGTCAGACGCTCTGATCAAACGCCGGGAGTACCTTGATGAACAAATCAAGAAAATCATCAACAAACATG AAAAGTCTGAGGAGGACATTGAGCGTGAAGCTCGGCTGGTGGAGCAGTGGGTTGGACTGACTGAAGAGAGAAATGCAGTGCTGGTACCTGCACCTGGCAGTGGCATCCCTGGAGCTCCTGCTGACTG GACTCCACCTGCAGGAATGGAAGCGCACATCCCGGTGCTTTTCCTGGATTTGAATG CGGATAATCTGACGGTGAACGAGCAGCTGACAGGCCCACATGCTGCAGGCGTTAACTCCATCCTGCCTAAGGAGCACGGAAGCCAGTTCTTCTATCTGCCCATCATCAGGCACAGTGACGAGGAG GTTCTGGCCGTGTGCTCCTGGGACTCATCCATCCATGATTCTGTGCACCTCAACCGGGTCACGTCTCCAAATGAACGCATCTACCTGATCATCAAAGCCACCGTGCAGCTCAGCCACCCTGCCTCCATGGAGCTGGTGCTGCGAAAGCGCATCGCCGtcaacatttataacaaacaG AGTTTCACTCAGAGTCTCAAGAGAAGAATGTCTCTCAAGAATTCACTCTACTCCTGTGGTGTGACTTACGAAATCGTCTCCAACATACCAAAG GCCTCAGAGGAGCCAGAGGAGCGGGAAACTTTGGCCCTCATGGCTGCTCGCGGTGAAAGCGAGGAGACTCAGGACGGGGAAACCTACATAGAGAAATACACACGGGGGGTCTTGGAAGTGGAGAACATCCTCAGTCTGGAAAGGTTACGGCAG GCTGTGACCGTGAAGGAAGCACTCGCCAACAAGGGGAGACATCTAAGAAGGAGCATCAGCACGCCTAAT tcctcGTGCAGTAAAACGGACTTGACTGGCTGTGAGGATGAAGATTATAAA gATCACTGTGATCATGTGGACAACTCCAACTACAATCCCCAGGATGGCTCTCTTTGCAGCACACCCGTCAAAAGCAGGGAGAACCAAG GTTTGCCTCCAGAGAGTCCCACCTTTTTCAATTCCAGCCCCTTTAAAGTTATTTCGCCTCAGCCACCAAAGTTCCTCAAGTGTCTGCTGCCTGTCAAAGAGGAGAACAAGGCAAAGAAAGTACTGGAGGCTCGACCACTGCTGGGACAAGAG CTGCAGAGCATGCGCTCATGTGTGGACagccctgcactgctccccCCTCCCTGCCCTTGGCCCCAACCCAGGGCAGGCAGCGAGGGCCACTGCAAgccttccacctcctcctcctccaccctcacCTCCACTCCCAACAGCAGACAGCTCAGCCACACATTGCCACACACTGCT CAGGACTCGGAGGATGAGGAGACAGATGTAGATGTGAACCTGGATCAGCGCCCTCAGGATCACAGCCGCCTCCAGCCTTACGTCCCCGAGGACTTTGCTAACTTTGAGATCTACAATGCCACGCTGGACAACCAGGAGGGGCTTCTGCCCTCCTGCTCTGACTTAAAGGGAAGCAGGTGTGGAGGTggcagtggagagaaactgGTGTCCCGAAGCCCCACAACCAGCAGTTGCACCAGTGGTTACTTTTCACACAGTGCCTCCAATGCCACGCTATCTGACATGCCTTTCAGTGCCAGTGAGAGCTCTGACCACCTCAGCTGCACCTCCAGAGACCTCCAGGAGCCCCTGGGCTGTCAGGCTGGACGAGGCTGCACCCAAACCAAAAGTGTTTCTGCAGGGactgacacgctgcagtctcgTCTCTCTGCAGACGTGGCCCAGGATCTGCTCACCCAAACTCAGGGCTCCTCACCCGTTAGTATTCCTAATTGCACAGACAAACAGCAAACATTCCCTCTGCCTCACAGCGGTGTTCTCAGCACCAGCCTGGAGTTCTCTGACTTTAAAGGGGCCGATGACAGTATTGCAGAGAGCGATTTAGCACATTTTACAGAGGGATGGGAGCAGGAGCGTTTGAAGCAGAAGAAACCCGATGCTATCGAAGCTTGTGACAATGGCAGTCAACCCTCCTCTGTTGTCTGTGGTATTATCGACACATCTAATGCAATATGCAGTCTTCCTGAAAGTGAAGACGCTGTTAATGTACCAATGTGTTGCTCTGACACAACTTTAGTTTGCACTTCAGTCAGAGCCCCGAATAATGTGCCTGACAAAGTACCAGCACCATCGCAATGCCACACAATTCCATCTGCATCAATCCCACCTCCAGTGTCGCCGTCTCCACTCGCACGCGTGTCTGCAGTCACGTCCTCTGCCCCAGCTttgcgaggaggaggagaacctCCCATCCAGGAGCCAGCACAGGGAGATCTGCCCCACGGGAGTCCCTGTCCCAGCCCCAACCCCAGCAGTGCTGAGCCCTCGGGGGACTCCAGCGGGGATGAGAGCACTCCTGCCGCTCAACTGCCTGACTGGATGGCTCCTGGGGAGCAAGTGTGGGtggggaagaggagaggaacagTCCACTATGTTGGAGGGGTCGAATTTGCGAAGGGTATCTGGATTGGGGTGAAGCTGGACATGGCAGTGG GTAAGCATAACGGGACTGTCCAGGGCAGAGTTTACTTCCGCTGCCCCCCGGGCCATGGCGTGTTTGTCAAACCATCTCGTCTCACCAGAGGACCACTCTCCATGGACACAGAACCCCAGACTCTGATCAGATAA